In Notolabrus celidotus isolate fNotCel1 chromosome 22, fNotCel1.pri, whole genome shotgun sequence, one genomic interval encodes:
- the LOC117806326 gene encoding rho-related GTP-binding protein RhoV-like, with product MACQRHEKAHRLREEVSCMLVGDGAVGKTSMIISYVFNGYNSEYRQTAFDVFTGLVHVNGFPTRIKLIDTAGQDEFGHLRSLCYAHVDVFILCFSLVNPVSFDNITSKWIPQIRAGNQASPIILVGTQSDLRHNVDVLIHLDQFMGAKPVRSSRARRLAHRIQAQDYVECSALTQHNLKDVFDSAISVAIKYNHTGGAKCKKFSPLKRLKTFCDFGWRKIFYFI from the exons atggcctgTCAGAGACATGAGAAAGCGCACAGGCTGAGGGAGGAGGTGAGCTGCATGCTGGTTGGTGATGGAGCTGTGGGGAAGACCAGCATGATCATCAGTTATGTCTTTAATGGATACAACAGCGAGTACAGGCAGACAGCATTTGATGTTTTCACTG GTTTGGTGCATGTGAATGGATTTCCAACTCGTATCAAGCTGATTGACACTGCAGGACAG GATGAATTTGGCCATCTCCGCTCTCTGTGCTATGCCCATGTGGACGTCTTCATCCTCTGCTTCAGCCTGGTCAACCCTGTCTCCTTTGATAACATCACCTCCAAATGGATCCCACAGATCAGAGCAGGAAACCAAGCCTCTCCAATAATTCTGGTAGGGACTCAGTCAGACCTTCGCCATAATGTGGATGTCCTAATTCACCTGGATCAGTTTATGGGAGCCAAACCAGTACGCTCCAGCAGGGCCAGGAGACTGGCACACAGAATCCAAGCTCAGGACTATGTGGAGTGTTCAGCCCTGACACAGCACAACCTCAAAGATGTGTTTGACTCTGCTATATCTGTTGCTATCAAATACAATCACACCGGTGgagcaaaatgtaaaaagttcAGCCCTCTGAAGCGCTTGAAGACTTTTTGTGATTTTGGATGGAGAAAAATCTTCTACTTTATCTAA